In Glycine max cultivar Williams 82 chromosome 10, Glycine_max_v4.0, whole genome shotgun sequence, the DNA window TGAAGATGTGATAAAAgacttgaaaaaaattcaaaagtaaaaagaaatctATTGTGCTGAAAAAACAACcttgataaaaagaagaagaacaacaatagaataatttaaaatattataaatatcttttaatttgatttaagtaattattaataACATGGATCAATCATTTATAAAATAGTTCAAGTGTATATTTGATTTATATCAATGGAAATGCttaaaatcaataaatgtattttttaatttttttttttgctttggaATCAATACGTGTGTTTGTCAAATGatattaattcattaattgatttataattATCTTTCTTATCACATCAAATTCTAGTTAAATTCATTCATTCTcgaaatatcaaaattaaactataaattttatataaacaaaacaataaattaaaaactgaCTTAAAATGTAaggttatatttattttataatttttaatgtaatttcatccaaatatgatatttaaagtttacttaatattttttgtacagtgtagtatgaaaaataaagatattttattttgtggttaatgttttttttttaatagtctaTATTGCAGCAGGATAATAACTCGTTTTAAAGTGAATAAACatgtaaaatgaaaatgtaaaaaatgcgtttgttgttaatttttaagaacttaattaaaatactttataattttaaccagttttaaatcaataataaatatttacgtACTTCAcacttttttcctcttttgcTCAATGCAAACACATATAAACAGTAGTTGTAAATACTAAATagtgtacccaaaaaaaaaaaaaaagaaagaaagaaggtcaCTACCTCATTTAAACAAAACTGGTAATTTACCATCTCCTTGCCCCAAAAATAAATTGGAGTATCCCCTCGTAGGTTCTAATTTAACATGCTTAATCAAATAAGTgcttgattttatgtttttaacacATCACAGAACCTCAAAAAAGTAAAGTTCATAATTGCGTACCAAAACCATAGTAAGTTGATGCTATATTAGATGCAACCATTCAATATTCATCAGCATCTGGTCACTCTCTTTTCTCCAGTTTTAATGCGCAGTGCAACTGCTTGTCAAAATTATCTATGCAAAAGTTTGAAATCGATCAAAACCGTGCCAAAGATTTGAGATAATACTCTCTTTTATTTTGACATATCCAAATATTCCAGttcatttaaataaatcaatacctattttaaaattttgagtaaattattgtattatactaacattttctaacatttcgttaaattttttcttcatatttctcttttttttttaacatctaTGTCAAcctccttaattattttaaaaaacatcacATTAACACTCCTCATACATTATTTTAATGCTCTTAAATCATTcagaaaaaatattcttttttttgctgaattgaGAAAAATACTAATCTGTATACATCTATATGAGAGGTTggtgtaaatattaaaaaattatataatttatgtgtagttttaaaaaatctcaaaaagtgtgtgtaatttactctaaaaatttaagtatttattaagCAACAATGCTTTTAAGAGCTTTTGTCTTTCTTATCCAATCATGTAGTTTCATGAACATTTTaagcatttaaattttatttatattttttctttcaaagactattatttaattttaatttgatttaaatcttaatacattaaaataatttattaatataattttttctttaatttttatgtgattATGTGTTCCTActtaatacaataaaatatttattatagtcctaaaaaaatattattctcaatatttattatatactcCTATAAAATTTTTCTTAATGTGAATTTAATCTTctaaacttttaattattacaacCAAGTCATTTTGtcgtttttcttttatataaaaccCTCAAatcattctataaaaaaatcccTCAAATAATTCTATAAATAAAGGTCTAAAAAGAACATAGATAAAAAAGGTTATACATATGTTAATGTAGAAAGTTTTATATAGGTATCCAGTTACAATCTattatgataagtttgttgatttttaaaataattatctcaaaataattcaaacgataatttatgattggataatagagtaaaattatttttgacgGTGAGTGTATGGATATTAAACTCAATTTTTCAACTATTTAAACCTTTTAAATAAACTTTCAgcttaaatattttcttgagtttaataaattttgaatagaAAATGATTAGTTTCATAGGTTCGGTTTATGAATTTTTTGCATcgcagataaaaaataaaaatatttacatagaaaaattgatttaaaaaaaacttaaatacaataactaaaaacatgaaggacatcattttaattataaaagaattaagaatttaaatttgagtatACAAAACTTATTAGAtactaaaaacacattttaataCCGAAAATAcgattttattcaatttaaagtATAGTCAACTGCTTGAACACGAGGTATATGAAGATACTAAAATCATTGCGACATGTCTCATGCCATGATTCTGACCAAAGTTAACAACTTAACAAAGCTAATTGGATTTCTAAAGAataattaaacacacaaaaaaatgaaagcaaaaaagaataataaatatttatgaacgACTAACGAAAAAGTTTTAGAACAATAGTTATAGAATGACGTAGTACGTCAATATTAATGTTGCTTATTAAGGTGCCTCAGCAACTGATAACGATATTCTTTAATATCTACCTATGCATACCTCAATGCGAGTTGGGTgccatttcaattattttaggtACAAccattttagttatatatttattttagttactTATTTGATCAACAGAGAATCTCGTCACAGAgatttgttccttttttttatttgaattgattttctattattatattaCAAAACAGCATGATGCATATTGCACATAGTGGATCCAGAATTTtagataagaataaaataacatctcgagaaaaaaaaaatgtgtactaAAATTAATATGGTGTGTAGTAAAATAATATCtcgagaaaaatatattaatacgTGGTTTAAAGACAATGacgataatattaaattttgaagttGACTAGAAATAGATACCGCTATgcaaatgcatgttattttgtAGTTGGTCAAAGTTTTTGTAAACTCTAccttcaaaaaatgaaaagttcaTGTGGACTCTCCAGCAGTCCAACTTTTTGGGCATGAAGCATTAGATCTATGATgtgaaattaatataattttattatttttaataaattttaattaataaaaaatatttaaaagagtgtatttttatcattttaaatagaaatataagatattttctgcttataaaaataattatgaattaggcataataattaaatttaaacttataaatATTCATCTAATCCTGACTCAaatttgagaagaagaaaaaagtttttgacTAGAGTTGAAGTCAAGCTTTTTTTATTATGCATAAAGGAGTCGAATTCAAAAATCAAGTTTGAGGATATGAAAACTTGCCCTCAAATTTGTTTTGCAACACacataataactaaataataaaagtaaacttataaaatctattaaaatataatttatttcttaaaaaaatgaatttttgtatgtgttattattaattttatatattatataaattaaaatatattcaataattGTTGTATTCTTTTTTGGGCTTAGGCCCCGTTTATAAACTAAGTGGTCTTTCATGAACCATTGTTGGATTTTCTTTGGAACACACAATAATATCGTACATCTCATATTATGTTCCTACTAGATCCACCATGACTTCTCTACGTGAATTGTCGGTTATATCTTCTCAAAAAATCTCTTACTTGAGATCCTATGAGTCATGTCGTCGTCCTACGCCATTGCTCACACACTCACGATTCTTctgtaaatcatttttatagCAGCTTAAAACATTGTTATATGAACATGTAACCTAATCGCTATTTAGACAAAACTAAAACCTGCTCTTTATCAATAGTATTGATTAccataataaaaatcaatattcataatatgcaatatttttcatttcattcaaacttttataacaaaatataagaatctatcaaaacaacaaaaaaatcgatttttttataacaatattttaaattttttataacacatttgtataacaattttttagattttttatttttacaattttcgGTTTAAGcaatttttgggatttttagTTCGATCTAACAATTTACAAACAATTTATTCAGTTTTAAACCCCCTAATCTTGagcatgttttatttttcataaaaccaCTTAATATGGCTAAATTCCCTTTTGATTTATGATGTCgaaattaaatataactttCACGTGAAACTCACTTTTAACCAAAACTAAATTCATAAAATCAAGATCATCCCTAGTATACAAATGCTCCTCTTAATACTGAATTTAATTGCAGAATCTTGTCCAAGGTGTATACCACAACCATGAATAGCATTGTGTCAATTAACAGAGATAATCAAGGAGGCGATCAATTGAAGCAAGCTTATAATGATTTCAAaagacaagaaagaaaagaatatatcAAAAACAAGAACATCTTAATGAGGAAAATTAAAAAGCAGTTCCAGCTCACATATTTGAATTTTAGCTCAaggttttataaaatttcaaaaaccaATATTCAAACATCTGCAAGCAAAAGCCAAAACGGACCTGatattctaacaatgatattgGGAGAACTAGCATCAACCAATAACACGAATGATTTCAAAATAAGCATTTCTAGGATGTCTCTCATTGATACATAAAAATTCATATAGCAACCAAAATGTACTAACTGAaggaaattcaaaacaaaatttgaaaattgaaaattaggcACTTTTCTTCAGCTTAGCGAGCTCTTGCCTAACAACAGCTGCCCTCTGCACAAATTAAACACTAGTATATTAGATTCAGCGTCTCCGAAGTTAAAATTATAGGATAACAACAAATAGAACAGACCCCTTTCTGTGTGAAGGGTAACACTAGTACACAACtaaatcaacaaaatttaaaaaaagaaacgaaAAAAGTATAAACATGTAGAATGAAACCAACCTTGATCTTTGCCAACATTATCTTGAACCTATCAAAGTCATTGAGGGATGCCCTCCTCTTCTGCACAATCAGTTTTCTGCCCCAAGAACTCTTCTCCCATCTGTTCTTAACATCTGTTCAACAAGAAAACAAactgatgaacaaaaagaaatgcttccaataaaataacaatttcttCATGAAAACGTGTACCAACCAGCAGCCTCCATGGCTTGAATGAGATCCTTCTTCTTGGGAATCCTCTTAATATCAATCTTGATGTCAGTGAGCGAGAGCCTCTTGAAGTTCACTTGGGACCTCACCATGTCGGGAGCATCAACAAGAGCCTGTCAACAAATGGTAGAAAAATTATGCTACATGGTTTTGAAATCAAATACTCGAAAGCTGTAACATGCACATGCAACTTATCAATAATGTCTACACCTCTAATATTCAAAGGAATTTGATATTACTACAAGCTCAATTGATGAGCACAATGACCCAATTAAAATACAactaagaaaaaacaatagcttCAAAACAGAGAAatataaaacaacaacaacaacaaaactaaAAGCATCCATTAAAGTTGGCTGCAAGGTTGACCTCTATAACTACAacgaaattaaatattatcacaTTCCGGTTTAACACCAAAACCCATTGATGATTTTATCACACAAAATATACAAAGCCTTATGACccaattaaaatacttttaatcaATAGCttcaaaaagagagacaaataaaacagaaaaaatttatcaaacttATGACCCAATTAAAAAACAACTAAGCAGAACTAACAGCTTcaaaaaaacctaaaaccacGGATCAGAACAATTCTTCTAGCAACAAAACCGAAGTCGATAATTTACCAACACccagatgaaaaaaattataatctttgCTCCAACCTCACGAGAaaccaaaacaaacaaaagggcGCCCACCCATTGAATCTAATCAAACGAAAAAAGTACTAAatcagagaaagaaaaaagaaaaaggtcatACCCTATTCTGGTCAATGACATCGACAATGATCACGAGCCGCCCGTACTCTTTGCCATAGTTGATCTGAGCAACCCTTCCAATCTCAACGTACCTCTTGAAAGGCTGCAACACAGATTAAAAaacgaaaaacaaaataattttttattagaacaaGAAAACCCAGATGGATGCAGAAACACGTAAGGGTTGAGAAAGTGCACTCACCATTTTTGGGTTATGGAGTCTTTCTGACGACTGCTGAGGAGgtgaaaggaagagaaaaaagattaagagttaGGGTTTTTGTCGACGCAGCAATTATAAAGGAGTGAGTTGAGATGAGGAACACACGCATGGGCCAAAACACAACAGGGTCAAGTGTTTATGTCTGAAAAATAAATGTTGGCTTTAAGAAAAACGGGTTTCAAGAAAGCCCGGCAGGCCCAAACCTAACtgaaattatgataaatttaatttatttttaaatttgattttaaaaatattaaaaacacactctcatacatgctttttttaatatacacttattattttaaattattcacaaATTATGTGAGTCCCACCTTAAATCTGATgttatttatgttttcaaaaaaaaatttattagttttttaaaactatttgttAACTCTCGAAGATTTCTCTTTTCATCGAtagtttttaattcttatttcaatatactttttaaaattaatattaaggaTATTTAAAACCTCATTCTACTTTTTAGAATAATATACTTATTAcgagatttttaaaattagttttattgaTATTAAAATGTGAAGAAAATATCACACTATCATCTAAATAATTAAACTCGTCCTTAAAAGTATGATGTAATGGTAAATCGATCACTGatcaaaaacataaatttaatattttaatataaaaaatatgacaaattagTCATACAGtttaatttgtgagataattTTGTCAATcagttataatatttaatgattaatttgacAACATgttgtattttttcaaaaattagtttgacgttaaattataaatttttgggatcaaattgttattaaattatctGCATAACtaatttgttgtattttatataattagggactaaatttgaattttttatcttaaaaaaatcaatttgtcaGCCTCTCACATTTTTAGAgataaatttaactatttatccTAACATCacactttataattattttaaattgttaaatgacttatttttgtttatatatatatatatatatataaataaattcctTTGAATTTGTTTATGTTAAAGTTTTCATCCTTGTCGTTTACATTTTTCTATCAAATGATGATTTgccattaattttattattatgccATTTTCTAGCGATTTGTAACCGCTAgaatttgtttgaaattgaCGACAAATAACCTTTTCATACAAAATACTCGACACATTGTTCATATTTCAAAGGTTCATGGTATACACACCAACAACAATATCACAAATCAATTCAACAAACTCCAACAACAAAGGACCAAACCCAGCATCGCGTTGTCTCACTTCTCGCCTCATCCCATCGCCACCCACCATGCAAAACTTTGTCACCTTTCCTCTCCGATCATTGCCCAACCCTAAACCCAACTGCAAGCCTTGAATGTCGGAACAAAATCTTCACATGCAATTTCTTTGTGCGTGTGTTCAATGTAACATTGGCCCTCTCTCGGGTCTGGATCTCCTCCAAGGACTCGACCCAAAAAACCCAACCACCAACTCCCAACCCCTTTTGTCCTCCTCGATGGCTCCGACGATTGGTTCAACGTCACCATCAATGTACAATGGGACCTCGCCCAAGCTTCCTCACATGATTTTGGGTTGAATATGGATTTGTGGGTTAATCGATTTTGTGTTTGAATATGGATTTAATGTTGTGTAATAGGGTGAATTTGGATTAGTTTTTGGGGCTAATAATTTTTGTGCTTGAATCTCAATTTGGAGTGGGGAGTTAAAAAGCAATTTTTAAGGGCTTTTTAGccactaaaatatttttgattcaGTCTAAAGACCTTGTCCAAACAATTTATGACACACTCTAACGATAAGAACTAAAACCTTAACGGAAGAAAACTTTGGGGACCTTGACTAGTCTAATAATATTTCGTTCAAGGTGGTTGCCAATTTATGgtttatgattttgaaatgttatttcaaaacaaaaacgtGTTCCAGAAAATCAGTTTCTGAGTTGAAATTTTACtggattttaaaattgattttaccaTTAAccacaaacaaaataaaggttTTAGGATTGTGTGTTGGTTTTGTTTTACCCTAATTGAAAGTCTCTTCACTTTTCTCTATGTTGTTGTTCTCTTTCACGCCACTGTTGTCTTTCTCCCTCATGTCGCTGCTTTCTCTTGTGCGTGCTACTCATCCACCACTATTGTCATCTCCTTTTTGTCTCTTTCTCGCCCACCCACCACCACCATCTCTTCTTGCCCTTTGTCCTTCTCACCGACCACCGTCTCCTCTTGTATCACTCCCAAGATTTAAAATTGTCTCCCTTATTTGAGATCAACTTGGTCACATGTAGTTTTGGGGTAGTGGTGCGATTCTGGTGGTGTAGGGTGACGATGTGACAATGATGGTGGTCAGGGAGGCGAGGTGTCATCGAGGAGGGAGGAGATAGGTGTCGTCGGAGAGTAATTGGTATTGAAGAGAAAGGATTTTGAGGTTGGATTTTTTAGGATTTCAAAAGtagttatcaaataaaaattaaaattgataactcAAATATAAAACTGAGTAAAGTTTTTTAGAATTTCAAACTTATAAACTAAAATCATCTCGAACGGGATCTTAGTTAACTCattattttgtttctcaatttttaatttaaaaatattaatgtattatattttttaatttaaaaaatatttttttctcttttatattttccatattttttctattctctgtcaattacaatttatgtttagtgatttttttatagatttgatggttatatataatttcaattttaattttaaatattttatatgataaaatacaataatatttctaaattaaatttgaaaaataatgagtttttagtccaaaattcattaaatattagtattttcATGTTaccaatattgttttttttataaatctcgTGACCAATATTTTGCAATGTAAAACAAATattctattaaatttttaaattgtatttttaataattttaatttgagtttATTATTAcacaaatagaaaatataattttatgagtaACTCATTACTGaagtaaaatgaaattttaaataattttaaaaacatagtttGATTTACATTCTTTGAAGTTGTACATATTTCGAGggaaaataaaagtaacaagaagGAAAATGGGAATTACTGAACATGTTGAAcagtaatataataataattaaaataaagaaagacaTGAAATTTAATgaggatataaaaaaataaataataaataataactataatgaataattttatagaCTTTACGTATGAGTGTAAAATCTAGCATATTGGTATTActgaattatcattttttaaataaaaaaattgcaaatttgttttttaaaatttaggaaCCAAGGAGTAACTTCAAATCTGATTTTCATTCCTCAACGCCAACGCCAACGCCAACGCCAATTCCATTCAGATCACAGTCCCTTCAATTCCTGCTGCAGCATACTGTGTATGCACAtcatctcttctctatttttttctttttttctgttcATGGATCAATGCATGTTGTTCGTTTGTTTCTTGAGAAAAATGGATTctaaattttgattcttttggaAAATTAGCATAATGGGTATTCtaaattcttcttttttctgaaCTCTGTTTCAGTTTCTGGGTTAGTCGCTTGCTATTTTCTACACCAAGGGAAAACTAATTAGCTGGAACAAGatctgttatttatt includes these proteins:
- the LOC100808592 gene encoding probable 60S ribosomal protein L14, with amino-acid sequence MPFKRYVEIGRVAQINYGKEYGRLVIIVDVIDQNRALVDAPDMVRSQVNFKRLSLTDIKIDIKRIPKKKDLIQAMEAADVKNRWEKSSWGRKLIVQKRRASLNDFDRFKIMLAKIKRAAVVRQELAKLKKSA